One region of Brachyhypopomus gauderio isolate BG-103 chromosome 9, BGAUD_0.2, whole genome shotgun sequence genomic DNA includes:
- the LOC143523446 gene encoding uncharacterized protein LOC143523446: MTQSTKAKNFLKSQRSEIINGVRNVQALVDHMLENQAFKSEIASKIRAKSPEHDQVREVLDSLNCSKHYDLMVEWLKENEPGLMHDIGYSSDEGPERKRIKIQEKVAVDEMDTQVNKIFDLKTLFTFAKLEEWMSESDSEKLIENLKHKLRISEIETLEKKLKNKKLKKSLCFNAEDVKKIKSNQELKSFLYDVKKNAKFPDLTLKIFFENDTGSTLTSNGFIMERRKESYTDNHAKDEKNADSVYGSLCSSSGKNDIGAEQVDDDGLSASEPRSQGGESAVKEQIQFHAAHSQTQNDTEDLAPLEGTIHQERNEQLSQQNKDTVVQPQEQIELGLNALSRRQHQNQSTRRQLQNQRNLSKNNMVYNWAMKKCSGKEESGKNVLDCISIRNKVEHSEYPIFVADNIMVYENPQSGEKHIIFVTDEKVLKRKEISGPTRMLIDYQMWVCGIKKTVVLKKVKDEEEEHEFDYKQFDDIVELCQKFILEAFLPAFAVLKKLQRESQLYSLIPKGSSENP; encoded by the exons ATGACACAATCCACAAAGGCAAAGAATTTTCTGAAGTCCCAGAGAAGTGaaattataaatggtgtgaGAAATGTACAAGCTCTAGTTGACCACATGTTGGAGAACCAAGCATTTAAGTCAGAAATTGCAAGCAAAATTCGTGCCAAAAGCCCCGAACATGATCAGGTTCGTGAGGTTCTGGACTCTCTGAATTGTTCCAAGCATTATGACTTAATGGTGGAATGGCTAAAGGAAAACGAGCCTGGTTTAATGCATGATATAG gtTATTCAAGTGATGAAGGGCCAGAGA GAAAGAGGATCAAAATCCAGGAGAAAGTAGCAGTGGATGAAATGGATACTCAAGTCAATAAAATATTTG ATCTCAAGACTTTGTTCACCTTTGCCAAATTGGAAGAATGGATGTCTGAGTCTGACAGTGAAAAATTGATAGAGAACTTGAAACATAAACTTAGAATAAGTGAAATAGAAACTttggaaaaaaaactgaaaaataagaaattaaagaaaagttTATGTTTTAATGCTGAAGATGTAAAGAAGATAAAAAGTAACCAAGAGCTTAAGTCATTTCTTTATGATGTTAAGAAGAATGCAAAATTTCCTGATCTTACATTGAAGATTttttttgagaatgacacaggCAGTACCTTGACATCAAATGGTTTCATAATGGAGCGACGTAAGGAAAGCTACACTGATAATCATGCAAAGGATGAGAAAAATGCAGACAGTGTATATGGATCTTTATGCAGCTCAAGTGGAAAAAACGATATAGGTGCAGAGCAGGTGGATGATGATGGACTATCTGCATCTGAACCAAGATCTCAGGGTGGAGAGTCAGCCGTTAAAGAGCAAATACAATTCCATGCTGCCCACAGccaaacacaaaatgacactgaagATTTGgcaccactagagggcaccaTACACCAGGAGAGGAATGAACAGCTCTCGCAACAGAATAAGGATACAGTAGTACAACCTCAAGAACAAATTGAGTTGGGTCTTAATGCATTGAGTAGAAGACAACATCAGAACCAGTCAACTAGGAGACAACTTCAGAACCAAAGAAATCTTAGCAAAAATAATATGGTTTATAACTGGGCAATGAAAAAATGCAGTGGAAAGGAAGAGTCAGGTAAAAATGTACTTGACTGCATCTCAATTAGAAACAAAGTAGAACATAGTGAGTACCCAATCTTTGTTGCAGACAACATCATGGTGTATGAAAACCCACAATCTGGTGAAAAACACATTATTTTTGTCACTGATGAAAAAGTCCTCAAAAGAAAGGAAATTTCAGGTCCCACTAGAATGTTGATTGATTATCAAATGTGGGTGTGTGGCATTAAAAAAACAGTAGTCTTAAAAAAAGTGAAagatgaagaagaagaacaTGAATTTGATTATAAACAGTTTGATGATATTGTAGAACTGTGTCAAAAGTTTATTTTGGAAGCCTTTCTCCCGGCTTTTGCAGTGCTAAAAAAGCTTCAGCGAGAAAGCCAACTGTACTCTCTCATCCCGAAAGGTTCCAGTGAAAACCCATAA
- the ypel5 gene encoding protein yippee-like 5 produces the protein MGRIFLDHIGGTRLFSCANCDTILTNRSELISTRFTGATGRAFLFNKVVNLQYSEVQDRVMLTGRHMVRDVSCKNCNSKLGWIYEFATEDSQRYKEGRVILERALVRESEGFEEHVPSDAS, from the exons ATGGGACGCATTTTCCTCGACCACATCGGAGGCACGCGCCTCTTCTCTTGTGCCAACTGCGACACAATTCTGACCAACCGCTCTGAACTCATTTCCACACGCTTCACTGGAGCAACAGGCCGCGCCTTTCTTTTTAACAAG GTGGTGAACCTGCAGTACAGTGAGGTGCAGGACCGCGTGATGCTGACTGGGAGACACATGGTACGGGATGTCAGCTGCAAGAACTGCAACAGCAAGCTAGGCTGGATCTACGAGTTCGCCACAGAAGACAGCCAGCGCTACAAAGAAGGGCGTGTCATCCTGGAGAGGGCGCTGGTGAGGGAGAGCGAGGGCTTTGAGGAGCACGTTCCTTCGGATGCATCCTGA